CACGAATATGCCGACTGGAGCATGGGCTTTAAACGGGTCTCCGGCGAGGACTTTGAGGCAGTCAAGGGACTCGAGGATTTTGAGGAGAAGAATTTCAATACGATGTTTTTGGGTAGTCATGCGAGTCTGGTCGACTCCTTGATGGATCATTTCCGGAAGGAGCGAATCAAAAAAATCGGCCAGGAAGAACTCTCCCTGGATGAAGAAGATCGGTTCATGAAAATTCTTCATCACATTATTCGTGGAGCCGTAAAGGTTCTGGCCGTTCTGATGGTCTTTACCATTCTCTGGGGCGTGGTTGATGTCGTATATATCCTCTATCAACAGCTACTGGCCCCCACCTTTACCACCTTCAGCATTCGGGATATTGTCACGACCTTCGGTGCCTTTATGGCCGTGCTCATCGCTATAGAAATTTTTATTAACATTACCCTCTATATTCGCAAAGATGTTATTCATGTCAAATTAGTCGTGGCCACCGCTCTGATGGCGATTGCCCGAAAGGTCATTATATTTGACTTTTCAAAAATCACCCCACTTTATATTTTCGGCACGGCGACTGTGGTGTTGGCTTTAGGCATTACCTACTGGCTGATCGACAGACCGTTGCCCACAGGTGAGTCAGAAAATCAATAGATACCCACGACCTTTCGGAGGTGGTGTTTTGAATTTCGCGCTTCGCCCGTTTTGCTCTGTCGTGGCCTATCCCTGACATCATGGACACATCTGAACCACTCGAGAATGTCCGTACAGGGAGAGCATGAAAACCCGCGAAGGCTTAAAAGCACGTTCCAGGATGCCTTCCTACAAAAACGGGTTCGGAACGAGATTGAACCCATGATCCAAATCACCTATTTGAGTTCGGCCACACGAGCCATGTCTCAGGGTGACTTAGAAGACATTCTGAAAACGGCCCGAGAAAATAATGCCCGCTTAGGCATCACCGGAATGTTGCTCTATGGCAATAAAACCTTTATTCAAATCTTGGAAGGTGAAGAGGGCGTGGTTGATGAATTAGTCAAAACCATCAAACGCGATCCGCGTCATACCAATTTTCAGATTGTCAAGAAAAAGCCCATCGACCAGCACGAATATGCCGACTGGAGCATGGGCTTTAAACGGGTCTCCGGCGAGGACTTTGAGGCGGTCAAGGGACTCGAGGATTTTGAGGAGAAGAATTTCAATACAACGTTTTTGGGCAGTGATGCGAGTCTGGTCGACTCCTTGATGGATCATTTCCGGAAGGAGCGAATCAAAAAAATCGGCCAGGAAGAACTCTCCCTGGATGAAGAAGATCGGTTTATGAAAATTCTTCATCACATTATTCGCGGAGCCGTAAAGATTCTGGCCGTTCTGATGGTGTTTACCATTCTCTGGGGCGTGGTTGATGTCGTATATATCCTCTATCAACAGTTACTGGCCCCCACCTTTACCACCTTCAGCATTCGGGATATTGTTCCAATATTTGGTTCATCGTTAGCGCCAATCATTGCCATAGCAATTTTCAAAAACATTACGCTCTATATCCGCAAAGATGTTATACACATTAAATTAGTCGTGGCGACCGCATTAATGGCCATCGCTAGAAAGGTGATCATTTTCGATTTCAAAGAGATGACCCCGCCCTATATTTTTGGAACCGCTGCGGTCGTGTTGGCTTTGGGTATCACCTACTGGCTCATCGAAAGACGGCTCACCTGGAGTGAGCCGGATAATCTGTAATGATTAAAGAAGTAATTATCTGCCATTGTGTATTGACGGAAGACCAATCGTGTCTCATGTCACATCCGCTGAAGAATTGTATATGCTCACCGCTACGTGTTTCCCGGCAAGAGACCTTCGCGAGAAATAGCTTACCGCTTACACCGTCGTTGGATATTTCGGTATTCCAGCTTCTTCAGTCTTTACGACCATTTGCACCTCGACCAACTATTATCCCCTGCCCCCGCAGTCGGTGTGTCCTGTCACTCCCACCTCTCGATACCATTTAGGTATCCTTTGTACTCTTCCGAAGTCACATTTCATTTGCAACGGAAGTTTGCGTGATTCTTTTTCCATAAACCTGTGGTCCACCAACTTTCCTGTATTCATGCTGATTCACCAACTATCCCATTCTAAAGGGGCGGATTTTTATTCATTCGACAGAGATCCTCCGTCAACACATGAGATCTGGCAGAATTGTCTAGGGTTTTTGATGTTCTCCTTGGAGAGTACGTGACTGGTGTAGTTAAATGGAATAAAGGGCTCAATGTTCTACAAAAATATTTATACGATGGGGGAGTGGGACAACATTTTGTTGGGCTACCAGGTTGCGGTCAACTTACCGAATGGACAGATCATCTGACTGTTGAGTAATCCGCATCCCTCTACTTTCAGGTGGGAGGACGCATTACAGGAAACTGTTTATAACTGTGGTCATCTTATTCGGCAGTTAGGACAAAACTTCATGGAGAGACTTCAGAAATGATGTAAATCTGTTCTGCAATATCTTAGGACAATACAATGCAAAAACTCATCTTTGAACAAAATCCGGAAATCCAGATCCCGAGGCGAGGGCAAGAGTCTGTTTGGAATTACCCCCGTCCACCCAGACTGCAGCGGGTTCATCAACAAATGAGAGTTGAGTTTGGGGGTTTGGTCTTGGCTGAAACAACCCAGGGCTATCGGGTACTCGAAACAGGAATCCCTCCGGTATATTATTTTCCCCCCACTGATGTCCGAATCGCCTACCTGATGCTGAGCGTAAGGCAAACCGTATGCGAGTGGAAAGGAATGGCGCGTTATTGGTCAATTAAAATGGGGAAACGACTGGCGGAAGATGCCGCATGGAGTTACCCACATCCCGGGGAAGGGTTCGAAGATATTTCCAATTATTTAGCATTTTATCCCGGGAAGGTGGATGCCTGCTATGTGGGAAAGCAAAAGGTCAAACCACAGTCTGATGAATTTTATGGCGGGTGGATCACCTCAAAAATCCTCGGTCCCTTCAAAGGCGAACCAGGCACCGCATTCTGGTAGACAAAAATGGACCAATGAAATTTCCTCATGACTTACCAGGCCACACTGTCTGGAAGAGTACCAGCTTCTATCCCAACGCCGGACAGAGGTTAGCCATTGGTACAGGAAGAACTGCTTCATCACCAGCAGATGAGATCAACACAATCGAACCACCTCCGCCTTTCATCATGACTCGTGCAGCTGCGCGAAGTACATAAAAGGCGGAATGCAGATTGTTGATTATTGTTGCATCCCACTCCCCGTCTCTCGTCAAATGAGCAGGCTTGAGAAGAAAGGATCCGACGCAATGGACCACACCGTCGATACGGCCATAGCGTTCGGCGATGTGATCGAAACATTGCTTAACCTGTTCAGGCGAAGTAGCGTCAATGACGAAAGGATCCACTCCTGTCTCAGCTGAGAGGCTTGAGATTTTTTCCTAACTACGGGAGGCGGCGACAACTTTCGCCTGCTTCTTTTCGAATTTAGCAGGGTTCCCAGGTCAAGCAGTCCGACAGCACGAATGCCCTCTGCGATGAGATCAACGACCAACGCTATATCATTATGGGCGGCTTCGAACATCCAGTGAAGGATTTGGAACATGCGACGAGTCACATTCCAATGTGAATGAGGGGTCTTCAGATATCGCGTGCTGGAATCAGAAAACCGAGCCGATCAATCTTCAATAGATTTTCGATCACGCTTTCCATGATGCCAATATTTGGTTTCATTTGTTATTTTCCCTGCTTCCTGATTTACACGGATCATGCGCATATTAAAAAACCTTCACTCTCGGTGCCTACCTGATCTTCATGGCTGACTCACCCGGAGGGAGCCCAGCTTTTGGTCATGGGATCATATTGCCGACCATTCATTCCCAATGTGCTCACAAACGCGATGACCTTCCAGATTTCATCTCGAGAGAGCTTATCCTTAAAGGCTCCCATAGTGCTGTAGGGCACTCCCTCGGAAATACGCCACAGCATCTGGGAGTCCGAATAACTTTCCATCTTATCCACATCGCGGAAGCTCAAAGCTGCGGTTATCACGGGTTTGCCGTTTTTACCATGACATTGGGCGCAATTGACATTTGATTTATTCAAACCCAGGTACAATTGACGACCATCATCAATAATTGCTTTGTCGGTCCACCAGCCATCCGGCATGTGTAAATCTGCGTAAACAGATGGGATAGACTCAGCGGTCTGAGGTGGCTCCGGTAGGCTGCACCCGCCAACCCACCCCACTAGGAAAATCATTAATCCTCTCAAAGCCCTATCAATAGAACGCAAGTGGCTTAGGGCCTCCTCTCCCGTTTTTTACCTGAATGCATTTGATCACTGGAAACAATTCCCACATATCATGCCGAATACTAACATTTGTGGGATGGTCGAAACTAAATGTTTGTCAAATGTTGGATAATTTTGCCTAACTTGAGCTCTCAGATCTCTGTCTTCCGTGTTGCTGACCTTCACCACACCCAGCAACGCTGGGCTCGAAAAAGAGTGTGATGTTCCATCAAGTGGTCGTCTAGAGCTGGACAAAAAACCTTTGACCGGTTTGCGGGTAAAAACCCGAATTTTTTAAAAACTATGGACTTACCTCTCAGGAGTGATAGGCCGAATGTCCGGCGGAAGTCTGTTCCCACCAAATATGGAAATAAACCCCCGCAATTATTTGTCGAAGGATTGAGTATTTTGATTGTTTGAGCTCCTTAAATGCACGATATGATAAAGAATGAAGAAATGCCAGCGAACGCATGCGACAACCGATGCTGCCGACCAGGCCCTTACACAGACTAGGCGGTTCGAGGGTATGTCTGTGGTCATTACCAGGAGACCCACCAAGACCCACTTCATCTTATTGGTCGTTGTAGGTCTGTTGTTGATCGCAGCGGAATTTGTTCCAAGTCCGGGGTGGTCACAGAATAAGGGAGAATCGCAAGAAGATCTCATCTGGCTCGATGAAATTGAGAAAGCCTTTATCCCCTCCAGCCAGTGCAGGCAATGCCATGAACGCCATTTTGAAGAATGGAAAGGTATGAGGGAACGTAGTGAGGATTTGTTGTCATTTGGACGGATGGACGGGGGGCTGCTGCATGGCACAGCCCTGAAGTCTCCTGTCTTCAGAACTGTGCTTGGTTTGTGGCTTCAAACTTATCCCACGCATGAACAACGAACAAAATGCCTGGCTTGCCATGTCCCAGCGGTCACCGTCTTTCCCCAACATGCAGATCGGATTATTGACCAAGTCATGAGAGGACCGAAACACGTTCAAGTGGAAGGCATCGGATGTGCCTCCTGCCATCTCATTCAGGCCTCAGGGGGAAAGAATGATGCTTATCCGGCATTTCAACTTGCCCCTGGATCCACATTTTTCGGCCCGTATGGTGATGCAGAGGATAACCTGGCCCATCAATCACAAAAGGCGGAGATCTTTAAAGGAGCGAATTTCTGTACCTCCTGCCACTTCAGCAAGGTCAAGGATGTCACACAACCACATCTGAACGGAGCCATTTTGAAGGACCTGGTTTGCCAAAATTGTCACATGGAACAATCTTATGGCAGCTCCACCGACAAGGGTGGGACGCACTCCAGATCCCTGGCTCGCCACTGGTTTCAGGGAGTCGTGGCGCCTGGAATCATGTTGAGTAATCGCAACGTGCAGGCAGAATGGACATCACGCCTCGATATCGAAATCACACAGACCACCTCCTCGGTTCAGGGTACTCTGCATGTGCCTAATGGCAGCTTGATACACATGTTCCCAGGGGGAGACCCTGTTCTCAAGCAATTCATCGTGAAAGTTATGGTGAAGGACCAAACAGGAGCTCTCATTGGTGAAGAGGCCAAAACATTCGGGCGCTCATTTGAAGAATTATTAAGAGGACCAATTCCCCAACCCCTGGTCAACAGCGGTATCACCCGCCATATTCCCTTCAATATTGCGGTCCCGGAAGACTCCACTCCGGCGTTCATCGAGGCCACAATTAGCTATGCTCTTATGCCGAAACCCGGAGAAGAATTACAGAGCCGCTATTTGGCGACCTTGTCTGGAGAAAAGCAGCGAAATGAGGCTTTACAAATAGTTGAACACTATACTGCTCCCCGTCTCCTGACATTTCGCACGAAAGCTTTGGAAACAATTCCCCATCCATTGGAAAAAACATGAACCGACTTGGCGTCATCTATAAAAGGAACCGGGCGCTCTTTTGGGGAGTCATGGTCATCTTCGGAATCTTGATGATCAATGCCATGACATCATTTCACCAGATGATCTTGCCACGCGCTCTGGCAGGCAGCAATTCCAGCGTTCCGGATAAGCCACTGGAAAAAGCCTTTCCGCCGTCCCACAAATGCCAGCGATGTCATTTACGTGCTTATGAAGAATGGGAGTCTTCCGCACAATCCCGATCTATTGAAACTGCGCCCTTTCGAGTCACCCTGGACCGATATCTTCAAACCGCGCCAACGGACCAGCAAAAAATGTGTTTTCAATGCCATGCTCCTCATATTTTGAAATACGGGCACCTGTTTCAGGATTTTGTTGAGGAAGTCAAATCGAAAGATCCGCAGATTGACGGAGTCGGATGTTCGCAATGCCATTTGATTAGCGAGGTGGATTCCAGCATCCGTCCCCCTCACCCCATTTTCTCGCTAGGTAAAACGCTTTTTGGGGGTTATGACAATCCCAAAAAAAACCTCGCTCATGATTCGCAAAAGCTTGACCTGTATACGAAGTCTCAATATTGCGTGACCTGTCACCAATCTCTTCCTTCTCAAAACGGCGCCATCACCCATTCGGACTGGTTGGGAACCTGGCAAGAGACCAAGGCTGAACAGAATGGAAAAACATGCCAGTCTTGTCATATGCCGGAGGCATTTGGTGAATCGGCCACAGGGGAACCATCCAGGCGAATCGCCAATCATAGCTTTCCGGGACGGTTTGGAAAAGTGAGGGCCAATGCAGTTGAATTGGAGTTCACGGCCCATGTGAAAGGGCAGGTGTCCGAAGTGGAAGTGACCATCCACAGCCTGGTCCCTCACAATCTGCCCTTGCCCCACCCTGGTTGGTCTCGCATCGTGCTCGACCTGACCATTCTTGGGAAAAATCTCAACAAAGTGCATGGTGAGCAACGTTTTTATGAGCGCATGTATATCGATTCAGAGGGTGCCCAAACCGTGTTTGATTTTGAGGCCGTCAAAATCTTGAAGGATACGTCCTTGAAGCCTGAAGAAAAACGGGTCGAGAAATTCAGCTTTCCGACTCCGGCGGATGCCCCCTCGATGGACGTCATCGTCACCATGAGTTATGCGCCAGTGCATGGTTCGGATGATTTTTTGAAAGCTATCGAAGACGAAGCGACCCTTGGACGAAAAGATCGTTCCTTTCAAAAGGTGCTTATTAAAGAGGAAAGGGCAAACGTCCCGATCTCATCATAAATGCATCGAATGAATTTTTACTAAAGGAAACCATCATGGAAAATCTCGAACTGTTCGGAGTGTTGTTGGTCATTGCAGGTCTGGTGGGATTTGTGGTGATGCTAAAAGCTAAAAGGCCTTCTTAGCAGTCCTCAGACCATTCGCCCAAAGAAAGGAACAACCAGGTGGAAATTTAAGCTATTGGAATAATCCACTTCCTCACCCTACCAGGCAAGACAATACCCTCAGGAATGTTGATGAGAAAAATTTTTCTGGTACTCTTCGTCCTCTACTTTGTCTTTTTTGCTGGCGTGCCTTTCCCACTGGCAAAGCCGGTCAACAAGAACTCCGTCATACTCGACACAGTCCGGGATCTCACCACCGCCCAAGGCTCAATCTACGCCGGAGAATCGATTTACCTGGGAGGAATAACGGCTGATCAATCGATCAAGCCAGGCCCAGGGAGCCAGGAGGGTGGTATGGCCCTCAGGGAACTCTATTCACCAGATGGCGTTTTTACCGTCACCAAGGGCGGTTTGACTGTAGAACTACAGGTCGTTCCCATGGTGGTTGAATCAGATCAACATGACCGGTTCCGCCCTGCCTTAGGTCATTGGGAATTCACATTTGAAAAAACGAATAATTATGAAAGCGTGATCCATGTGCAGAGAGGTGGGGACTTGGACATTGCCTATCAGAGTTCACAGATGAAGATAGGAGAACAGGAGCATGTCTTGCATTATGGACTCAGCGGCAATCCACACGCCATCAGTTTAGCCAGAAAGCGCCTCAAAAAAGCCTTTGCATCCAAAACTTCTTTCTCAAACATCAAGCCCGTTCTAAACTACCAAGTTCCGAATGACAT
Above is a window of Candidatus Nitrospira neomarina DNA encoding:
- a CDS encoding DUF427 domain-containing protein, which codes for MQKLIFEQNPEIQIPRRGQESVWNYPRPPRLQRVHQQMRVEFGGLVLAETTQGYRVLETGIPPVYYFPPTDVRIAYLMLSVRQTVCEWKGMARYWSIKMGKRLAEDAAWSYPHPGEGFEDISNYLAFYPGKVDACYVGKQKVKPQSDEFYGGWITSKILGPFKGEPGTAFW
- a CDS encoding phosphate-starvation-inducible PsiE family protein, with the protein product MIQITYLSSATRAMSQGDLEDILKTARENNARLGITGMLLYGNKTFIQILEGEEGVVDELVKTIKRDPRHTNFQIVKKKPIDQHEYADWSMGFKRVSGEDFEAVKGLEDFEEKNFNTTFLGSDASLVDSLMDHFRKERIKKIGQEELSLDEEDRFMKILHHIIRGAVKILAVLMVFTILWGVVDVVYILYQQLLAPTFTTFSIRDIVPIFGSSLAPIIAIAIFKNITLYIRKDVIHIKLVVATALMAIARKVIIFDFKEMTPPYIFGTAAVVLALGITYWLIERRLTWSEPDNL
- a CDS encoding c-type cytochrome, whose product is MIFLVGWVGGCSLPEPPQTAESIPSVYADLHMPDGWWTDKAIIDDGRQLYLGLNKSNVNCAQCHGKNGKPVITAALSFRDVDKMESYSDSQMLWRISEGVPYSTMGAFKDKLSRDEIWKVIAFVSTLGMNGRQYDPMTKSWAPSG
- a CDS encoding SDR family oxidoreductase, whose protein sequence is MSSLSAETGVDPFVIDATSPEQVKQCFDHIAERYGRIDGVVHCVGSFLLKPAHLTRDGEWDATIINNLHSAFYVLRAAARVMMKGGGGSIVLISSAGDEAVLPVPMANLCPALG
- a CDS encoding phosphate-starvation-inducible PsiE family protein; amino-acid sequence: MIQITYLSSATRAMSQGDLEDILKTARENNARLGITGMLLYGNKTFIQILEGEEGVVDELVKTIKRDPRHTNFQIVKKKLIDQHEYADWSMGFKRVSGEDFEAVKGLEDFEEKNFNTMFLGSHASLVDSLMDHFRKERIKKIGQEELSLDEEDRFMKILHHIIRGAVKVLAVLMVFTILWGVVDVVYILYQQLLAPTFTTFSIRDIVTTFGAFMAVLIAIEIFINITLYIRKDVIHVKLVVATALMAIARKVIIFDFSKITPLYIFGTATVVLALGITYWLIDRPLPTGESENQ
- a CDS encoding multiheme c-type cytochrome codes for the protein MKKCQRTHATTDAADQALTQTRRFEGMSVVITRRPTKTHFILLVVVGLLLIAAEFVPSPGWSQNKGESQEDLIWLDEIEKAFIPSSQCRQCHERHFEEWKGMRERSEDLLSFGRMDGGLLHGTALKSPVFRTVLGLWLQTYPTHEQRTKCLACHVPAVTVFPQHADRIIDQVMRGPKHVQVEGIGCASCHLIQASGGKNDAYPAFQLAPGSTFFGPYGDAEDNLAHQSQKAEIFKGANFCTSCHFSKVKDVTQPHLNGAILKDLVCQNCHMEQSYGSSTDKGGTHSRSLARHWFQGVVAPGIMLSNRNVQAEWTSRLDIEITQTTSSVQGTLHVPNGSLIHMFPGGDPVLKQFIVKVMVKDQTGALIGEEAKTFGRSFEELLRGPIPQPLVNSGITRHIPFNIAVPEDSTPAFIEATISYALMPKPGEELQSRYLATLSGEKQRNEALQIVEHYTAPRLLTFRTKALETIPHPLEKT
- a CDS encoding multiheme c-type cytochrome, yielding MNRLGVIYKRNRALFWGVMVIFGILMINAMTSFHQMILPRALAGSNSSVPDKPLEKAFPPSHKCQRCHLRAYEEWESSAQSRSIETAPFRVTLDRYLQTAPTDQQKMCFQCHAPHILKYGHLFQDFVEEVKSKDPQIDGVGCSQCHLISEVDSSIRPPHPIFSLGKTLFGGYDNPKKNLAHDSQKLDLYTKSQYCVTCHQSLPSQNGAITHSDWLGTWQETKAEQNGKTCQSCHMPEAFGESATGEPSRRIANHSFPGRFGKVRANAVELEFTAHVKGQVSEVEVTIHSLVPHNLPLPHPGWSRIVLDLTILGKNLNKVHGEQRFYERMYIDSEGAQTVFDFEAVKILKDTSLKPEEKRVEKFSFPTPADAPSMDVIVTMSYAPVHGSDDFLKAIEDEATLGRKDRSFQKVLIKEERANVPISS